In Zonotrichia leucophrys gambelii isolate GWCS_2022_RI chromosome 6, RI_Zleu_2.0, whole genome shotgun sequence, one genomic interval encodes:
- the LOC135449549 gene encoding LOW QUALITY PROTEIN: solute carrier family 2, facilitated glucose transporter member 5-like (The sequence of the model RefSeq protein was modified relative to this genomic sequence to represent the inferred CDS: deleted 1 base in 1 codon), which produces MSPGGSRAALPCLPFLTSSFFHLKMGETGRAAAPGLPSSPSPPPRPSPRSVRSLSPPLGKGTPRPGGDITGRLTFPLLSVTLLVSFGSSMLYGYNLAVVNSPAEHIKAFYNATWSQRYGHGLGPAPLTLLYALTVSIFALGGLGGSLLVGLLVERYGRNGALSRSALLVLLAGGFMGFSRELGSPEMVIIGRSITGIHSGICLSVVPLYLGEIAPKNLRGFLGLMPSIFICLGVFSAQVLGLPELLGKDRFWPLFLSVVVVPASLQLLLLHCFPESPRYLLIERNDICGATKALQRFLGSPEVQDMIEEMQEEQRSLSCVEMASVWQLLRERSLRWQTLSVAVLNAGMQLSGIDAIWFYTNTIFENAGIPVSQIPYTTMGTGAIEVVAGLIGCFTIERVGRRPLIITGFCAMGVCSAGITISLLLQAALPWMRYVSVACVVGIIAGFCMGPAGVPFLMTAELFTQSHRPAAYIVGGSLNWLCNFTVGFIFPFLQMSAGAFCYLVFCGVCLLVALYVYLVIPETKNKTFMEISHIFATRRSVLSVPAQLIGMMKLDGYGTLESSSLEGSGSSLP; this is translated from the exons ATGAGCCCCGGGGGCTCccgggctgccctgccctgccttcccttc ctcacctcctccttcttccaTCTAAAAATGGGAGAGACCGGCCGGGCCGCCGCACCGGGGCTGCCttcctccccctctcctcctcctcgtccctCCCCGCGCTCCGTCCGCAGCCTCTCGCCGCCGCTCGGGAAAGGGACCCCGCGGCCCGGCGGGGACATCACCGGG cGTCTCACCTTCCCCCTGCTGTCTGTCACCCTTCTGGTATCCTTTGGCTCCTCCATGCTCTATGGCTACAACCTTGCTGTGGTGAACTCACCAGCGGAG cacatAAAGGCTTTCTACAACGCCACGTGGTCCCAGCGCTACGGGCatgggctgggccctgccccCCTGACCCTGCTCTACGCCCTCACTGTCTCCATCTTCGCCCTGGGCGGCCTGGGGGGCTCGCTGCTCGtggggctgctggtggagcGCTACGGCAG gaatggggctctgagccGCAGCGCTCTCCTCGTCCTCCTGGCTGGCGGCTTCATGGGCTTCAGCCGGGAGCTGGGATCCCCCGAGATGGTGATCATCGGCCGCTCCATCACGGGCATCCACTCAG GTATCTGTCTCAGTGTGGTCCCCCTCTACCTGGGAGAAATCGCTCCCAAGAACCTGCGGGGATTCCTAGGCCTCATGCCCAGCATCTTCATCTGCCTGGGGGTTTTCTCTGCCCAGGTCCTGGGCCTGCCAGAACTGCTGGGCAAG GACAGGTTCTGGCCCCTTTTCCTGTCAGTGGTGGTTGttcctgcctccctccagctcctgctgctgcactgcttcCCTGAGAGCCCTCGGTACCTGCTGATAGAGAGAAATGACATCTGTGGGGCCACCAAAG ccctgcagcggTTCCTGGGGAGCCCCGAGGTCCAGGACATGATCGAGGagatgcaggaggagcagcgGTCACTGTCCTGCGTGGAGATGGCGTCGGTGTGGCAGCTGCTGCGGGAGCGCTCGCTGCGCTGGCAGACGCTCTCGGTGGCAGTGCTGAACGCCGGCATGCAGCTCTCGGGCATCGACGCC atCTGGTTTTACACCAACACCATCTTCGAGAACGCCGGGATCCCCGTGTCCCAGATCCCCTACACCACCATGGGCACCGGCGCCATCGAGGTCGTTGCCGGGCTGATCGGG TGCTTCACCATCGAGAGGGTGGGACGGCGGCCCCTCATCATCACCGGCTTCTGTGCCATGGGGGTCTGCTCAGCTGGCATCAccatctccctgctgctgcag gctgccctgccctggatgCGCTACGTCAGCGTGGCCTGCGTGGTCGGCATCATCGCTGGCTTCTGCATGGGAccag ctggtgtCCCCTTCCTGATGACAGCTGAGCTCTTCACGCAGTCCCACCGCCCCGCTGCCTACATTGTGGGGGGCTCTCTCAACTGGCTCTGCAACTTCACCGTCGGCTTCATCTTCCCCTTCCTGCAG ATGTCAGCCGGTGCCTTTTGCTACCTGGTTTTCTGTGGTGTGTGCCTGCTCGTGGCCTTGTATGTCTACCTTGTCATCCCTGAGACCAAGAACAAGACCTTCATGGAGATCAGCCACATCTTCGCCACGCGCCGCTCCGTGCTGTCcgtgccagcccagctcatcGGCATGATGAAGCTCGATGGCTACGGGACCTtggagagcagctccctggaggGCTCAGGCTCCAGCCTGCCCTGA